Proteins encoded in a region of the Pirellulales bacterium genome:
- a CDS encoding DUF420 domain-containing protein: MAQGWVEQLPALNASLNLLATVLLVTGYVLIRQHREAAHKRAMLAAFGVSTVFLVSYLIYHNAAGHVRFTGPQPARTIYLVILLTHIVLAALVPFLAVGTIYLGLAGRLAAHRRLARWTLPIWLYVSITGVVVYVMLYQLYPASG; the protein is encoded by the coding sequence CTGGCGCAAGGTTGGGTGGAGCAGTTGCCGGCGCTGAACGCCAGTTTGAACTTGTTGGCCACCGTACTGCTGGTGACGGGCTACGTGCTGATCCGGCAACATCGCGAGGCGGCGCACAAACGGGCGATGCTGGCCGCGTTTGGGGTGTCGACCGTGTTCTTGGTTTCGTACCTCATTTATCACAACGCGGCGGGGCATGTGCGGTTCACTGGGCCGCAGCCGGCGCGCACGATTTATCTGGTGATCTTGCTGACGCATATCGTGCTAGCGGCGCTGGTGCCGTTTCTGGCGGTCGGCACGATTTATCTTGGGCTGGCGGGCCGCCTGGCGGCGCACCGGCGGCTGGCGCGCTGGACGCTGCCGATCTGGTTGTACGTATCCATTACGGGGGTGGTGGTTTACGTCATGCTGTACCAGCTCTACCCGGCGAGCGGATAA